GCCCTGGCCGCCTTGGCCGCCTTGGGGGTGGCGGAGATGCTGGGCCTGGATCCCAAGGAAGTGGCGGAGAGGCTAGCCCACCTGGTGCTTCCCCCGGGGCGGATGGAGCGGCGGGAAAAGGATGGGGTGGTGTTCTTGAACGACGCGTACAACGCCAACCCCCTTTCGGTGAAAGCGGGCCTGGCCTGGCTGGCCCTGCAACCCGGCAGGAAGTGGGTGGTCTTGGGAGAGATGCGGGAGCTGGGAGAGGAAGCCCTAAGGCTTCACCTGGAAGTGGCCAAGGAAGCAGCCCGGTTGGGCCTTAAGCCCCTGTACCTGGGCCCCTACGCCAAGGACCAGGCCTCCTTAGGCGGGGAAGCGGTGGAAGGCCTCGAGGAAGCCGTAGGTTGGCTCAAGGAACGGGTTCAGCCTGGGGACCTGGTCTACCTGAAGGCCTCGAGGAGCGTGGGCCTGGAAAGGATTCTGGAGCTATGGGACGCCTGAACGCCCTGCCCCTTCTCGCCCTCCTCAGCGCCTGTGCTCCCCTCCAGGCCACCGCCCCCCTGCTTCCCTACCCAGGCGGCTTCGCCGAGGGAGGGTGGGTGACGGGCCGCTTCTTTGTGGCCCTGCCAGGGGCTCCCCTCTTGCTGGATGCTGACCAGCAAAGCTTCTATGCCGCCTACCCGTACCAGCTTCTCATCTACCGGGATGGTCTTTGGCAAAGCCTTCCCCTGCCGGGCATCCCACGATTTCTTAGGGCTTCTTCAGGGAAAGTGGTGGTGGGGCTAGGAGAAGGCGTGTACACGGAGGAAGGATTTCTCCCCTACCCTGCCCGGGACGCCGCCTGGAGCCAAGAAGGGCTCTTCTGGGTAGGAGAAAAGGGGCTTTACCGGGAAGCCATCCTTCTCCGCCCGGGGGCTTTCTCCCAAGTGGTGGCCTTGGACACCGGGGTGGTAGCCCTGGGCCAGGAAGCCTACTTCTACCCGGAAGGCCTCCTCCTCCCCCTGCCCCAGGTTGTCCGCAAAGCCCAGGCCGGGGCCTGCGGGGTGGTGGCCCTCATGAAGGGCTGGGTCTACTTGGTGCGGCCCGAGGGAGCCAAACCGGTGGCGGAGGCCCAGGACTTTGCCGCCTGGGGAGAAACCCTCTACCTCATCCCGGGCAGGCGGGTGGTTTCCTGCAAGGAGGTGGTATGGCCCTAGCCCTTCTCCTCTCCTGGTTCCTCACCGCAGTCTGGATCGTGTTCATGAGAAGCCTGGGCCTGGGCAAGAAGGTGCGTACCGACGGGCCTCAAAGCCACCTGGCCAAGCAGGGTACCCCCAGCATGGGGGGTGTGGCCTTCCTCCTGGCGGGCTTTCTGGCCTACAGCCTGATAGGGCGGGACGGGTTCGCCGGCCTTTGGCTGCTGGGCCTGGGCTTCGCCCTCCTGGGGCTTTTGGACGACCTAGCGGGAAGCCTCGCCCGGCCCCTAAGGGCCCGCGAGAAACTCGCCCTGCAAACCCTCATGGCCCTGATCTTTGCCCTTTGGGCAGTGCGGCAGGTGGCCTACACTCCCTGGCCCCTTGCGGATGTGCTCCTTATCCTCCTGGCGGTGGTGGGCGCGGCCAATGCCTTCAACTTCACGGATGGCCTGGATGGGCTTTTAGCCAGCATCGCCGCCGTGCTCCTTCTTCCCTTTTACCCTTACCCCTTTGCCCAAACCCTCCTGGGCGCCCTCCTGGGATTCCTCTGGCACAACGCCCCCCGGGCCAAGGTCTTCATGGGGGACACGGGAAGCCAAGCCCTGGGGGCCATACTGGCCGGGCTTTTCACCCTTACGGGAAAGCTTTGGCTTCTACCCTTGGCAGGCATCATCCCCGTACTGGAGGTGCTCTCCGTGGTGGTTCAGGTCCTCTACTTCCGGAGGACGGGGAAGCGCCTTCTGCGCATGAGCCCCCTGCACCACCACCTGGAGCTTTCCGGATGGGAGGAAAGCAAGATCGTCTTCCGCTTCACCGTCCTCACCGCCTTGGCCACGGCCTTGGCCTTCAGCCTGGGGGGAGGAGCATGATCCTGGTCTATGGGCTGGGACGAAGCGGACTTGGGGTTCTGCGCTTCTTGAGGAAGCGGGGACTCCCCGCCCGCTTCTACGACGACCGTCCCAAGGAAATGGAGGTGCAGGAGGCTTTGAACCTGGGCTTCACCCCGGACTGGAACCTGGAGGGGGACTACCCGGAGGTGGTGGCCGCCCCCGGGGTACCCCTCTCCCACCCCCATCTCGAGGCCCTGAAGGCCCGCGGGGCCCTGATCCTTGGGGAAGCGGAGCTGGCCTACCGCCTCTCCCCCACCCCCATCATCGGCATCACCGGCACCGCCGGCAAAACCTCCACCACCCTCTTCACCGCCCACCTCCTTAGGGGGCAGGGGCTTAGGGCCCTCGAGGGGGGCAACGTGGATCCCCCCCTGGTGAGCGTGGTGGACGAGGCCGAGGTGGCGGTGGCCGAGCTTTCCAGCTTCCAGCTGGAAAGGATCCACGCCTTCCGCCCCCGGGTGGCGGTCCTCCTCAACCTGGGGGTGGACCACCTGGACCGGCACGGAAGCGTGGAAGCCTACCACCAGGCCAAGCTGAACCTCCTCAAGAACCTCACCCCCGAGGACGCCCTGGTCTACAACGAAGGGGACCCCAAGGTGCG
The genomic region above belongs to Thermus antranikianii DSM 12462 and contains:
- a CDS encoding phospho-N-acetylmuramoyl-pentapeptide-transferase, which codes for MALALLLSWFLTAVWIVFMRSLGLGKKVRTDGPQSHLAKQGTPSMGGVAFLLAGFLAYSLIGRDGFAGLWLLGLGFALLGLLDDLAGSLARPLRAREKLALQTLMALIFALWAVRQVAYTPWPLADVLLILLAVVGAANAFNFTDGLDGLLASIAAVLLLPFYPYPFAQTLLGALLGFLWHNAPRAKVFMGDTGSQALGAILAGLFTLTGKLWLLPLAGIIPVLEVLSVVVQVLYFRRTGKRLLRMSPLHHHLELSGWEESKIVFRFTVLTALATALAFSLGGGA
- a CDS encoding Mur ligase family protein; translation: MILVYGLGRSGLGVLRFLRKRGLPARFYDDRPKEMEVQEALNLGFTPDWNLEGDYPEVVAAPGVPLSHPHLEALKARGALILGEAELAYRLSPTPIIGITGTAGKTSTTLFTAHLLRGQGLRALEGGNVDPPLVSVVDEAEVAVAELSSFQLERIHAFRPRVAVLLNLGVDHLDRHGSVEAYHQAKLNLLKNLTPEDALVYNEGDPKVRQAALASPARLYPFTPGNSPRETNLRAALEATRAYLELLGRPLNTDLLQESLKTLPSPPHRFQIFARKGEVVFIDDSIATRTPSVAAALEAAPAPIAWILGGEDKGADLEPLRPLLSRVRVVLAIGRDGPKMAEALGGGVEVVVLPQADGRAALRQAVAEALKRLERGSVLLAPLAASFDQFRDYQDRAQAFREAVYALGGEPWTPSSS